The following is a genomic window from Candidatus Coatesbacteria bacterium.
CATGGAGAAGGTCACCGACGGCATCGAGCGCTATAGCCGCGACGGCTATAACGTCCTGCATCTGTATAAAAACCGCGACGGCGAGAAAGAATGACACAAACGCCGCCGAGCGGCGGCTCTGGGGGTGGCGTGCGAGAACTCAGCATCGAGCTGGTCAAGAAAACCGACGACGGAATCCTGCTCTTCCGCCTGGGTGGCATGCTGGGGGTACAGGGCTCCACGGGCATCCAGAAGCTCTTCGACGCCTGCCTGGGCGAGGGCGCCTACAACAGCGTTTTCATCACCGAGGAACTGGAATTCATCTCCAGCGCCGGGGTGGGGGCCTTCATCTCCGTGGCCAAAGAGATCCGCGCCGCGGGCGGCGATGTGGTCTTCGTCGCCATGCCGCCGCGTATCCTGCGCGTCTTCGAATCCCTCGACCTGCTGGATTACTTCCAGAACTTCGAATCGGTCTACGAGGCTCTCGATCACTTCAAGCACCTCAAGAGCGCCAGCACCACCACCACGGACTTCAAACCCCTGGAGCCCGACGAGGAGGTGCCGTTGCGCTCGGTCTCCACGCCGACGGACGTGCTGGAGTTCGCCGAGATGCTCAGCGGCATCGACGCCAGGTCCAAGCCCCTGTCAACGGCGCTGACGGCGGCTTCGGCCCGCTTCAAGATCCCCTGGCTGACCCTCTTCGGCGACCACGAAGACGGCACCTACATCCCCCTGGCCATCGCCGGCAACCGCCCCGGCCTGGGCAGCGGCTTCCACATCAAGGCCGACAGCCCGTTCATCGAGCACCTCAAGCGGGCCACCGAGGACTTCATCATCTTCCCGGACTGGAACCGCGATCTGCCGCCCAACCAGGTCCTCGACGGACTGCGCCTGGCCGGCACCCAGGCGATCATCCGCCTGCGCGACCACGAGGGCCTGCACGGCTTCATCTGTTTCGGGCCCAGCCCCATCGTCGTCGGTGAGGTCGAAGCCCTGGCCCTCCTCGGCCAGTTGCTCAAATGGTTCACCGCCTACCACCGCAGCCGCAGCGCCCTGGCCGTCGAGCTGGACGAGGTCCAGCAGCGCCTGGTGGCCGCCAAGCGGGCCCTGGACAAGTCCGGGCGCAAGCTGGCCCGCAAGACCGTCGAGCTGAAGACCATCTTCTCCGCCACCCAGGAGTTCAGCGCCTCGGCCGCCGTCCAGGACCTGCTGGGCACCTTCCTGATCACCCTGATCGGCCAACTGGCCGCCGCCGGCGGCGCCGCCTTCCTCGTCGAAAAGGAGCGCCTGAGCCTCAAGCTGGTCAAGGGCGTCAAAACCGAGGACACCAACTACTCCTCGCCGGTGCCCAGGAAGATGGCCGAGCTGCTGATGCGCTCCAAGAAACCCCTGCCCCTGTTGGCCCTGGCCGAACACGACGAGGGACGCCTGACCGAGAAGCTGGCCGAACTCGGCATGACCGTGGTCTGCGGCCTGGTGACCGCGCGGGAGTTCCTCGGCCTGGTGGCCGTCGGGCCCAAGATCGGCGGACGTAAGTACGACACCGAGGACCTGCAGATGATGTGGACCCTCTCCCGCCAGCTCTCCGTCGCCCTGGAGAACGCCCGCCTCTTCGAACGCCTCGAAGGCCGCAATGTCGAGACCATCCGCCGGCTGATCGCAGCCATCGACGCCCGCGACCCCTACACCCGGGGCCACTCCGAGCGCGTCAGCCGCTACGTCGCCGCCCTGGCGGAGCGGCTCAAGCTGGGCAAGGAAACCATCCAGCCCATCGTCTACGGCGCCATCCTCCACGACGTCGGCATGATCGCCACCCTGGCCGACGCCACCATCCAGGACACCGTCAACCTCTCCGAGGAGGAGCTGCGCCAGGTACAGTTGCACCCCGTCGTCGGCGCCAGCATCCTCGAGGCCATGGGCTTCAGGCCCGCCTGCGTCGCCACCGTCCGCCAACACCACGAACACTGGAACGGCGAAGGCTACCCCGACGGCGCCGCCGGCGAGGACATCCACCTCGGCGCCCGCCTCGTCGCCGTCGCCGACTCCTACGACACCATGGTCTCCGGCCGCCGCTATCAGCAGCCCCGCAGCATCGACGACGCCCTCGCCGAACTGGCCCGCCAGGCCGGTACACGCTACGACCCCCGGATCGTCGAACTGTTCATCGACCTTCAACGGGAGAAACGGGCAGACGGCTGATTGGGGTGAAGCACAACGCAGGCGCCGGCGCGCTTGTTGCCCGCGGTCCGCACCCCGCGGACCGCGGAACGCAAGAAGCGTGACGGCGCCGGTCGCCGCGACTCCACCAAGCAGGTACGCCGATGAGCAACACCGCTGACAGCGCCCCCGCCGTTCAGCTCTACACCGGCGACGGCAAGGGCAAGACGACGGCCTGTTTCGGTTTGGCCCTGCGGGCCCGGGGCCGGGGCCTGCGCGCGGCCGTCGTCCAGTTCCTCAAAGGGGGAACCTCGGGAGAGATCGGCCCGGCCCGCCAGGCGGGCGTCCGCGTCGAGGTCTTCGGCCGCACCGGCTTCGTCGATCCGGCCGCGCCGACGGCGGAGGATCGACGCCTCGTCGAGCAGGGCTGGGAGCGGTTGGTCGACCTGGCCACGAATGGCGACTACGACCTAGTCATCGGCGACGAGCTGCTGGTCGCCCTGGACCTCGGGCTGCTGGAGCTCGAGGCCGTCCTGGCGTTATTGGAACGGCGGCCGCCGGTGGAGCTGGTCTTTTCCGGCCGTGGCGCTCCGCCCGAGCTGGTCGCCCGGGCCGACCTGGTCAGCGAGATCCTGGCCGTCAAGCACTACCATCACCAAGGCCGTCCCGCCCGCCCGGGGATCGAGTATTGAAACTCCGGTCCGGACAGGCCGCCGCGCCCGTGGGGAGGAAAAAACTGCAACGCTGGCTGATCCTGATCGTCCTGCTGGCGCTGGGGGCCGGACTCGCCCTGGCCCTGTGGCCCAACCGCCGGATCCTGTCGGGCTGGGAGCCGACGCCTCCCGCGGAGCGCCGCGACGTGTTTCTCGAATTGGAAAAAAGCGCCTTGGAGCTTACCGATGAAGACCTGGTCGGCCAGCTCCTCGTCGTCGGCCTCGACGGGACGAGCCTCCAGGAGGGAACGCTCCGCCGCCTGAGCGAGCTGCGACCCGCCGGGGTGATCCTCTTCGGCCGCAATATCCAAAACCCGGCCCAACTGCGCGCACTGACCGGCGGCCTGCAACAGGCCGCCGCCGAACTCGGCCTGCCCGGCCTCCTCGTCGCCGTCGACCAGGAGGGCGGCCGGGTCCGCCGGCTCAAGCGCGGTTTCAGTTACATTCCGCCGATGGCCGAATTGGCGGAGGTCTCCGACGTCGACGGCGCCTTCGTCGTCGGGCGGGTGATCGGCCGCGAGCTGGCCGCCGTCGGCTGCAACTGGAACCTGGCCCCGGTGGTCGACGTGTTGACCAACCCGGCCAATCCCGGGATCGGCGACCGGGCCTTCTCCGGCGATCCCGATGTCGTCGCCGCCTACGGCGCCGCCCTGGCCGACGGGCTCAACGCCGCCGGCGTCGCCTGCTGCGCCAAGCACTTCCCCGGCAAGGGCGAGGCGAGCCTGGACGCCCACTATGACCTGCCCGTCATCCCCGTCGACGAAGCCCACCTGCGCAACTACGAATGGCCGCCCTTCACCGCGCTGCTGGCCGACAACCACCCCGCCCGGGCCGCCATGGTCAGTCACGTGGTCATCCCCGCTCTCGACGACGCGCTGCCGGCCAGCCTCTCCCCGGTGGCCTACCGGGTTCTGCGCGCCGAGATCGGTTTCGACGGCCCCGCGATTACCGACGATCTGGAGATGGGGGCCATCGTCGAGGACTACGCCGTCGGCGGGGCGGCGCGAATGGCGATCGTCGCCGGAGCCGATCTGGCCCTGGTCTGCCACGACGGCGCGGCGATGAGTGCCGCCCGGCGGGCCCTGCTGGAGGCCCTCGAGAACGGCGACGTTACCCGGGAGGCGCTGGCGCGCAAGGTGGTCCGAGTCTGGGCGCTCAAGCTGGCCCTCGGCCTGCCCCTGCCCGGTTTGGCGGATTACCAAACCGCCTTCGACGACCTCT
Proteins encoded in this region:
- a CDS encoding HD domain-containing protein, producing MTQTPPSGGSGGGVRELSIELVKKTDDGILLFRLGGMLGVQGSTGIQKLFDACLGEGAYNSVFITEELEFISSAGVGAFISVAKEIRAAGGDVVFVAMPPRILRVFESLDLLDYFQNFESVYEALDHFKHLKSASTTTTDFKPLEPDEEVPLRSVSTPTDVLEFAEMLSGIDARSKPLSTALTAASARFKIPWLTLFGDHEDGTYIPLAIAGNRPGLGSGFHIKADSPFIEHLKRATEDFIIFPDWNRDLPPNQVLDGLRLAGTQAIIRLRDHEGLHGFICFGPSPIVVGEVEALALLGQLLKWFTAYHRSRSALAVELDEVQQRLVAAKRALDKSGRKLARKTVELKTIFSATQEFSASAAVQDLLGTFLITLIGQLAAAGGAAFLVEKERLSLKLVKGVKTEDTNYSSPVPRKMAELLMRSKKPLPLLALAEHDEGRLTEKLAELGMTVVCGLVTAREFLGLVAVGPKIGGRKYDTEDLQMMWTLSRQLSVALENARLFERLEGRNVETIRRLIAAIDARDPYTRGHSERVSRYVAALAERLKLGKETIQPIVYGAILHDVGMIATLADATIQDTVNLSEEELRQVQLHPVVGASILEAMGFRPACVATVRQHHEHWNGEGYPDGAAGEDIHLGARLVAVADSYDTMVSGRRYQQPRSIDDALAELARQAGTRYDPRIVELFIDLQREKRADG
- a CDS encoding cob(I)yrinic acid a,c-diamide adenosyltransferase, which gives rise to MSNTADSAPAVQLYTGDGKGKTTACFGLALRARGRGLRAAVVQFLKGGTSGEIGPARQAGVRVEVFGRTGFVDPAAPTAEDRRLVEQGWERLVDLATNGDYDLVIGDELLVALDLGLLELEAVLALLERRPPVELVFSGRGAPPELVARADLVSEILAVKHYHHQGRPARPGIEY
- the nagZ gene encoding beta-N-acetylhexosaminidase translates to MKLRSGQAAAPVGRKKLQRWLILIVLLALGAGLALALWPNRRILSGWEPTPPAERRDVFLELEKSALELTDEDLVGQLLVVGLDGTSLQEGTLRRLSELRPAGVILFGRNIQNPAQLRALTGGLQQAAAELGLPGLLVAVDQEGGRVRRLKRGFSYIPPMAELAEVSDVDGAFVVGRVIGRELAAVGCNWNLAPVVDVLTNPANPGIGDRAFSGDPDVVAAYGAALADGLNAAGVACCAKHFPGKGEASLDAHYDLPVIPVDEAHLRNYEWPPFTALLADNHPARAAMVSHVVIPALDDALPASLSPVAYRVLRAEIGFDGPAITDDLEMGAIVEDYAVGGAARMAIVAGADLALVCHDGAAMSAARRALLEALENGDVTREALARKVVRVWALKLALGLPLPGLADYQTAFDDLYTRRGLDPAPARTVRDEEIALDVCGSAEHRRELEAALEP